The following coding sequences lie in one Mercenaria mercenaria strain notata chromosome 5, MADL_Memer_1, whole genome shotgun sequence genomic window:
- the LOC123532325 gene encoding DNA polymerase III PolC-type-like isoform X1, giving the protein MTYQSEVGHEDCTDIDRIPDPIPRGVFKPVCSSGEPSYITVDLETTDLIRGEVYPHITQIAAKHVSTEKSFSCYVLPKLPMSASAEQVTKIVVTNSSDMFVNGVPVETKTIESALRELFSWLKQFRNVFLIAHNGKRFDFPIIINACLATGMFSELCACVIGLVDTLPVFKSVCPKRESYKQEDLARTLLSKVYNAHNALDDVKCLSELVSYAVKHDEKCVVVKSFPPRDVKHSMESNIEKKKNMPSLSVLVANGVMKSSTADNVASSGLNFKHLHTIFLRKGEDGLYNVFTMRNSEGLPRVTNSKRVLEAVIPKLVSYFEGKN; this is encoded by the exons ATGACATATCAGTCAG AAGTTGGCCATGAAGATTGTACTGACATAGACAGAATCCCTGATCCTATACCGCGTGGAGTATTCAAGCCAGTCTGTTCAAGTGGCGAACCATCGTACATCACTGTGGACCTTGAAACTACAGACCTTA TTCGAGGAGAGGTGTATCCTCATATAACACAGATAGCCGCCAAACATGTGAGCACAGAGAAGAGCTTCAGTTGCTATGTGTTACCCAAACTACCGATGAGTGCCTCTGCCGAACAAGTGACTAAAATTGTTGTGACAAATAGTAGTGATATGTTTGTAAATGGTGTTCCTGTTGAAACTAAAACTATTGAATCAGCACTCAGAGAATTGTTTAGCTGGCTGAAACAGTTCAGAAACGTGTTTCTAATTGCACATAATGGAAAACGTTTTGACTTTCCTATCATTATCAACGCCTGCTTAGCTACTGGAATGTTTAGTGAACTTTGTGCATGTGTAATAGGATTGGTAGACACTCTTCCAGTATTTAAATCCGTATGTCCTAAAAGGGAGTCTTACAAACAGGAGGATCTGGCCCGTACATTGCTTTCCAAAGTGTATAACGCTCATAACGCTCTTGATGATGTCAAGTGTTTGTCAGAGCTGGTCAGTTACGCTGTGAAACATGATGAAAAGTGTGTAGTAGTGAAGAGTTTTCCTCCTAGAGATGTCAAACACAGCATGGAATCCAACatagagaaaaagaaaaacatgccaTCTCTTTCTGTTCTGGTAGCAAATGGTGTCATGAAGTCGTCCACTGCCGACAATGTGGCTAGCTCGGggttaaatttcaaacatttacataCAATCTTTCTACGTAAGGGAGAAGATGGACTGTACAATGTATTTACTATGAGAAACAGTGAAGGGTTGCCAAGAGTGACAAATTCTAAGAGGGTTTTGGAGGCTGTAATTCCAAAATTAGTGTCGTATTTTGAAGGCAAAAATTAG
- the LOC123532325 gene encoding uncharacterized protein LOC123532325 isoform X2 — protein sequence MSCSADTAWQKRGFDSLTSHTFFMSSSKMGKKIVKSVISHRQCSTCNWWRRHRPGQPLRQHRCVRNHSGSARSMESESGEKAILDDDLAKAGTPVEILEGDGDNTLLARLKSKHGISLKKKYDKNHVIKNLGKSLYGLQNEKGIKISKISISHIQKCVSYALSKNSGDLHGLQENLRAIIPHNFGDHQLCQPRFCGYLRNKDVTYVHRSLPYKSSLTGETLRKRLEDIMTPFIAKASQLIELGSSQQCEHANREVSLKAPKNIYYGGTEALDFRVQATEAFINEGRNYIVELLRFAVDSYIVWLSSTVTSKQKC from the exons ATGTCTTGCTCTGCTGATACTGCTTGGCAGAAACGTGGATTTGACAGTCTAACGT CTCATACATTCTTTATGAGTTCTTCAAAGATGGGGAAGAAGATTGTAAAGAGCGTCATCAGCCACCGGCAGTGCTCAACCTGCAACTGGTGGAGACGTCACCGACCTGGCCAGCCACTACGGCAACATCGCTGTGTACGGAACCACTCCGGTAGTGCCCGTTCTATGGAGAGTGAAAGTGGAGAGAAAGCTATACTTGATGATGATCTAGCTAAAGCAGGCACCCCGGTGGAAATCCTTGAAGGTGATGGTGACAACACTTTATTGGCCAGACTGAAAAGCAAGCATGGAATTagtctgaaaaagaaatatgacaAAAACCATGTGATCAAAAACTTAGGCAAAAGCTTGTATGGTTTACAAAATGAGAAGGGAATCAAAATAAGCAAGATATCAATAAGTCATATCCAAAAGTGTGTCTCATATGCCCTTTCAAAGAATAGCGGGGACTTACATGGATTACAAGAGAATCTGAGAGCAATTATTCCTCATAACTTCGGTGATCATCAGTTATGTCAGCCAAGGTTTTGTGGTTATCTAAGGAATAAAGATGTAACCTATGTTCACCGTTCACTACCCTACAAATCTAGTTTGACTGGTGAGACATTGAGAAAACGGCTAGAGGACATTATGACACCTTTCATTGCCAAAGCGAGCCAGCTCATTGAATTGGGATCCAGTCAGCAGTGTGAGCACGCCAACCGTGAGGTATCGCTCAAAGCTCCAAAGAACATCTACTATGGCGGGACTGAGGCTTTAGACTTTAGAGTACAGGCCACAGAAGCTTTTATCAATGAAGGCAGGAACTATATAGTAGAG TTACTACGTTTTGCAGTTGATAGTTACATTGTTTGGTTGTCTTCTACAGTTACAA GTAAACAAAAGTGCTGA
- the LOC123532325 gene encoding uncharacterized protein LOC123532325 isoform X4, producing the protein MSSSKMGKKIVKSVISHRQCSTCNWWRRHRPGQPLRQHRCVRNHSGSARSMESESGEKAILDDDLAKAGTPVEILEGDGDNTLLARLKSKHGISLKKKYDKNHVIKNLGKSLYGLQNEKGIKISKISISHIQKCVSYALSKNSGDLHGLQENLRAIIPHNFGDHQLCQPRFCGYLRNKDVTYVHRSLPYKSSLTGETLRKRLEDIMTPFIAKASQLIELGSSQQCEHANREVSLKAPKNIYYGGTEALDFRVQATEAFINEGRNYIVELLRFAVDSYIVWLSSTVTSKQKC; encoded by the exons ATGAGTTCTTCAAAGATGGGGAAGAAGATTGTAAAGAGCGTCATCAGCCACCGGCAGTGCTCAACCTGCAACTGGTGGAGACGTCACCGACCTGGCCAGCCACTACGGCAACATCGCTGTGTACGGAACCACTCCGGTAGTGCCCGTTCTATGGAGAGTGAAAGTGGAGAGAAAGCTATACTTGATGATGATCTAGCTAAAGCAGGCACCCCGGTGGAAATCCTTGAAGGTGATGGTGACAACACTTTATTGGCCAGACTGAAAAGCAAGCATGGAATTagtctgaaaaagaaatatgacaAAAACCATGTGATCAAAAACTTAGGCAAAAGCTTGTATGGTTTACAAAATGAGAAGGGAATCAAAATAAGCAAGATATCAATAAGTCATATCCAAAAGTGTGTCTCATATGCCCTTTCAAAGAATAGCGGGGACTTACATGGATTACAAGAGAATCTGAGAGCAATTATTCCTCATAACTTCGGTGATCATCAGTTATGTCAGCCAAGGTTTTGTGGTTATCTAAGGAATAAAGATGTAACCTATGTTCACCGTTCACTACCCTACAAATCTAGTTTGACTGGTGAGACATTGAGAAAACGGCTAGAGGACATTATGACACCTTTCATTGCCAAAGCGAGCCAGCTCATTGAATTGGGATCCAGTCAGCAGTGTGAGCACGCCAACCGTGAGGTATCGCTCAAAGCTCCAAAGAACATCTACTATGGCGGGACTGAGGCTTTAGACTTTAGAGTACAGGCCACAGAAGCTTTTATCAATGAAGGCAGGAACTATATAGTAGAG TTACTACGTTTTGCAGTTGATAGTTACATTGTTTGGTTGTCTTCTACAGTTACAA GTAAACAAAAGTGCTGA